A single region of the Candidatus Krumholzibacteriia bacterium genome encodes:
- the gltX gene encoding glutamate--tRNA ligase — translation MTLPAPRVRFAPSPTGRLHVGGARTALFNWLLARNQEGTMVLRIEDTDAERSTRESEASLLADLAWLGLDWDEGPDRGGPQAPYRQSERRQHYTAAAEQLLEAGQAYACFCGEKDRPAGDPVGDAPRGEEAGTPVRNDCRCGEMSPAAVAARRRAGEGQAVRFRVPPGVVEFEDRLRGPMRIDAATFGDFVLLRTSGLPTYNFACVVDDNAMQITHVVRGEDHLYNTARQRLLYDALRLSLPEFVHLPLILDTDRSKLSKRDGRSGTYVDEYRTQGYLPEALLNFLALLGWSSPRGEELLSPAELVRDFSLERLTRSPAVFDPVKFDWMAAWHMRQRPDAELATLAAPWLQAAGLDTKPETARAWIAGFKSDLPALGRLPAKVQEILGPAAPTPEAEAALRAPGARGLLAALVDGLEKAQSSAATLDGQGFKKLLQESGQQQGLRGKDLFGPVRAALTGSTHGPELPLLYDALGAERVRQRLRAALG, via the coding sequence ATGACTTTGCCCGCTCCCCGCGTCCGCTTCGCCCCGAGCCCGACGGGCCGCCTGCACGTGGGCGGAGCTCGGACCGCCCTCTTCAACTGGCTTCTGGCCAGGAACCAGGAGGGCACCATGGTCCTCCGGATCGAGGACACCGATGCGGAGCGCTCCACCCGTGAGTCCGAAGCGAGCCTGCTCGCCGACCTCGCTTGGCTCGGGCTCGATTGGGACGAGGGGCCCGACCGTGGCGGGCCGCAGGCGCCGTACCGCCAGTCGGAGCGCCGGCAGCATTACACCGCCGCCGCCGAGCAGTTGCTGGAGGCGGGGCAGGCCTACGCCTGTTTCTGCGGCGAGAAGGACCGTCCAGCAGGCGACCCAGTGGGAGATGCACCACGGGGGGAGGAGGCCGGTACGCCGGTACGGAATGATTGCCGCTGCGGGGAGATGAGCCCGGCAGCGGTGGCCGCGCGCCGCCGCGCCGGCGAAGGGCAGGCGGTGCGCTTCCGGGTGCCTCCGGGTGTGGTGGAGTTCGAGGATCGGCTGCGCGGGCCCATGCGCATCGATGCCGCCACCTTCGGCGATTTCGTCCTGCTGCGCACGAGCGGCTTGCCGACGTACAACTTCGCCTGCGTCGTCGACGACAACGCCATGCAGATTACCCATGTCGTGCGGGGGGAGGATCATCTCTACAACACGGCACGGCAGCGCTTGCTGTACGACGCTCTGCGGTTGTCGCTGCCGGAGTTCGTCCATCTGCCCCTCATCCTCGACACCGACCGGAGCAAGCTCAGCAAACGGGACGGCCGCAGCGGCACCTACGTGGACGAGTACCGCACCCAGGGTTACTTGCCCGAAGCACTGCTGAATTTCCTGGCGCTCCTCGGCTGGTCGTCGCCGCGCGGCGAGGAACTCCTGTCGCCGGCGGAACTGGTGCGGGACTTCAGCCTCGAGCGCTTGACGCGCTCGCCCGCGGTGTTCGATCCGGTGAAGTTCGATTGGATGGCGGCCTGGCACATGCGGCAGCGTCCCGACGCGGAGCTGGCGACGCTGGCGGCGCCGTGGCTGCAGGCGGCGGGGCTCGACACCAAGCCGGAGACGGCCCGCGCCTGGATCGCCGGCTTCAAGTCCGATCTCCCGGCGCTCGGGCGGCTGCCCGCCAAGGTGCAGGAGATCCTCGGCCCCGCGGCCCCCACTCCGGAGGCAGAGGCGGCGCTGCGTGCTCCCGGGGCACGTGGCTTGCTCGCCGCCTTGGTGGACGGGCTCGAGAAGGCGCAGTCGAGCGCCGCCACGCTCGACGGCCAAGGGTTCAAGAAGCTCCTGCAGGAAAGCGGGCAGCAGCAGGGACTGCGGGGCAAGGATCTCTTCGGCCCGGTGCGTGCGGCGCTCACCGGGAGCACCCACGGGCCCGAGCTGCCGCTCCTTTACGACGCGCTGGGGGCGGAGCGAGTGCGGCAGCGCCTGCGGGCCGCGCTCGGTTGA